The DNA region TGGCCGTGATGGTGCCATCATCGGCGGTGCGATTGGCGGCGCCACCGGCGCAGCTGTCGGCTCCAATGTCTCCAAGCGTCGTGAGGCCCGTGTCGTGCGTGAACGTGAGGTGGTGTATGTCGATCGCCATGGCCATCGTGGCCGGGGCCGAGGGCATGGCCACCGTCATCACC from Chitinivorax tropicus includes:
- a CDS encoding glycine zipper domain-containing protein encodes the protein MFKQLACVLATVGLMASTAANAGDIDGNAVIGGAVGGALGTAIGSQVGGRDGAIIGGAIGGATGAAVGSNVSKRREARVVREREVVYVDRHGHRGRGRGHGHRHHRHHDDD